In Flavobacterium gelatinilyticum, a genomic segment contains:
- a CDS encoding HlyD family secretion protein produces the protein MVKIKNETSTNRSFHILITVIACGLVVSGLILGIWFYVFNRNHEETNDAQVEQYVTPIMSRITGYVQEVRFEENQFVHKGDTLVVIDNREYQSKLNVALADVQNAKQNSVVAEKNAINTASATAINEAQLEAAKSNLWKTKLEYERYKALVKEEAATSQQLEKVKAEYELAQAHFQEMKNRIHSSALSTSAAQANVPATQTNIASRQAAADNAALFLSYTIITAPYDGWVGKRTLQPGQMVKEGQSLLSIVSKEKWVTANFKETQLQYLTVGQEVEIKADAVSDKVFTGTVASLSPASGARFSLLPPDNATGNFIKIEQRIPVRILLKGNDKQTDFLRAGMNITVVAAHE, from the coding sequence ATGGTTAAGATAAAAAATGAAACTAGTACAAACAGATCGTTTCATATACTAATAACAGTTATTGCGTGCGGGCTTGTGGTAAGCGGTCTTATTTTAGGGATTTGGTTTTATGTATTTAATCGAAACCACGAAGAAACCAATGACGCTCAGGTAGAACAATACGTTACGCCAATTATGTCCAGAATTACGGGTTATGTGCAGGAAGTTCGTTTTGAAGAAAACCAGTTTGTACATAAAGGCGATACTCTGGTGGTAATTGATAACAGAGAATATCAGTCGAAACTAAATGTGGCTCTGGCTGATGTTCAAAACGCAAAACAAAACAGTGTAGTTGCCGAGAAAAACGCTATAAATACAGCAAGTGCAACAGCAATAAATGAAGCACAGTTAGAGGCTGCAAAATCGAATCTTTGGAAAACCAAACTCGAATACGAACGATATAAAGCTTTGGTAAAAGAAGAAGCGGCGACTTCGCAGCAATTAGAAAAAGTCAAAGCCGAGTATGAATTGGCTCAGGCGCATTTTCAGGAAATGAAAAACAGAATTCATTCATCTGCATTAAGTACTTCTGCTGCTCAGGCCAATGTGCCTGCAACGCAAACGAATATTGCATCAAGACAGGCTGCTGCTGATAATGCCGCTTTGTTTCTTTCGTACACAATTATCACGGCTCCTTACGACGGCTGGGTTGGAAAAAGAACTTTACAGCCGGGACAAATGGTGAAAGAAGGCCAGTCGCTGCTCTCCATTGTAAGCAAAGAAAAGTGGGTTACAGCCAATTTTAAAGAAACGCAGCTGCAGTATTTAACCGTTGGTCAGGAAGTCGAAATTAAAGCCGATGCCGTAAGCGATAAAGTTTTTACAGGCACAGTTGCTTCGTTATCGCCTGCGAGCGGCGCGAGATTTTCACTTCTTCCTCCTGATAATGCAACCGGAAATTTTATAAAAATCGAACAGCGAATTCCGGTGCGAATTCTGTTAAAAGGCAATGACAAACAAACCGATTTTTTAAGAGCAGGAATGAACATTACCGTTGTTGCTGCACACGAATAA
- a CDS encoding MFS transporter, with translation MEDISIFKSWVPKWAIIIILFVCLLHSMILLGVYTSNVTYAASFLDVEPEDLQYAMCVTYGTLLGTILIESRFSSFFPAKNYLMAVYSLIGITIVSSAYITNFAVFLLMRVVEGILMALPVITIRQLLIEQFNSKNAIIIGFSFYYGSLLLSTPFIMNIAVWFLDHYDWKYMLYVSGMLQVLNVFLILVTFRGHRITKKIPLYQIDWMSYFLVLTSILCGAYFFVYAEKKYWFDSAEMVFMLAFSMVTGGLFIFKELLVKRPSFNFDVFKYANLRIGFVLFFLFYISRATLSLCHSTMYSIWNWDPSRVAGVQYINALGNVIGLVLAAFFLMKSVSTKVIFMIGFTLIAVFHFWFTFLFVPDVALSDIVIPYTLQGIGVGFLFVPLILFTTSSVPAKMAVSSGIVGVSGRFWGSTIGFCVMQNAMVFLSKKHFLKLSQFVTGENPEAQETITKTTQSFIAKGYSADNASVLAMKKIFGTVTKQSALLADMEIYTIVGYGLVVLIILIACNQHLRHTANFFKKKKLWIS, from the coding sequence ATGGAAGATATAAGTATATTTAAATCCTGGGTTCCAAAATGGGCGATCATTATTATTTTGTTCGTCTGTCTTTTACATTCCATGATTTTATTGGGCGTTTATACATCAAACGTAACCTATGCGGCAAGTTTTCTGGACGTCGAGCCGGAGGATCTTCAGTATGCCATGTGTGTAACGTACGGAACGCTCCTTGGAACTATTTTAATAGAAAGCCGGTTTTCGAGTTTCTTTCCGGCCAAAAATTACCTCATGGCAGTTTATTCCTTAATAGGGATTACAATTGTGTCATCGGCTTATATTACCAATTTTGCTGTTTTTTTATTAATGCGTGTTGTAGAGGGGATCCTTATGGCACTTCCGGTAATCACGATAAGACAGCTGCTTATAGAACAGTTTAATTCTAAAAACGCCATTATCATTGGTTTTTCATTTTATTATGGCTCGTTGTTGTTGTCCACGCCGTTTATTATGAATATTGCTGTTTGGTTTCTGGATCATTACGACTGGAAATACATGTTGTATGTTTCTGGAATGCTTCAGGTTCTCAATGTTTTTTTAATCTTAGTTACTTTTAGAGGGCACCGCATAACAAAGAAAATTCCTTTGTATCAAATCGACTGGATGAGTTATTTTTTGGTTTTAACCTCGATTCTCTGCGGTGCCTACTTTTTTGTTTATGCCGAAAAAAAATACTGGTTCGACTCTGCCGAAATGGTTTTCATGCTTGCCTTTTCGATGGTTACCGGCGGTTTATTCATCTTTAAAGAACTTTTGGTAAAAAGACCAAGTTTTAACTTTGACGTTTTTAAATACGCCAACCTACGCATTGGTTTTGTATTGTTTTTCCTTTTCTATATAAGCAGGGCAACGCTCAGTCTTTGTCATTCGACGATGTATTCGATCTGGAACTGGGATCCTTCGCGCGTTGCGGGCGTGCAGTACATTAATGCTTTAGGAAACGTGATTGGACTTGTTTTGGCTGCTTTTTTTCTGATGAAATCAGTATCGACCAAAGTTATTTTCATGATTGGTTTTACGCTTATTGCGGTATTCCATTTTTGGTTCACCTTTCTTTTTGTGCCCGATGTGGCACTGAGCGATATTGTGATTCCTTATACCTTGCAAGGAATTGGCGTTGGATTTTTATTCGTTCCCTTAATTCTGTTTACCACATCATCGGTTCCGGCAAAAATGGCGGTTTCGTCTGGAATTGTTGGCGTTTCGGGGCGTTTTTGGGGAAGTACAATTGGTTTTTGCGTTATGCAGAATGCAATGGTATTCCTGAGTAAAAAACACTTCCTGAAATTGAGCCAATTCGTAACCGGCGAAAATCCCGAAGCTCAGGAAACAATCACTAAAACCACACAAAGTTTTATTGCTAAAGGATATTCTGCAGATAATGCGAGTGTTCTGGCTATGAAAAAGATCTTCGGCACCGTGACCAAACAATCCGCCCTGTTGGCCGATATGGAAATTTATACCATCGTAGGGTACGGTTTAGTGGTTTTGATAATTCTAATTGCATGTAATCAGCATTTAAGACATACGGCAAATTTCTTTAAAAAGAAAAAACTCTGGATTAGTTAA
- a CDS encoding HAD family hydrolase, producing MSQQCVIFDMDGVICHTNPHHVVAFEAFFDKYKIPYTNQEFEEHMYGKHNSYIMSHFFKRSIEGEELIKLEDEKEGMFREIYKDKVETIPHYMQFLEELKSRGFKTAVATSAPRANLDLIANFLKLDQKMDSMMSSEDVTFHKPNPEVYLKSAERVGVSPSDCVVFEDSFSGVSAGLNAGMKVVGVLSTHTKEQLPPCDFYINDYSEVNVDKILELLGKK from the coding sequence ATGAGCCAGCAATGTGTGATTTTTGATATGGACGGCGTGATTTGTCACACCAATCCGCATCATGTAGTAGCTTTCGAGGCATTTTTCGATAAATATAAAATTCCGTACACCAATCAAGAATTTGAAGAACATATGTACGGAAAACACAATAGTTATATCATGTCACATTTCTTTAAGCGTTCTATCGAAGGAGAAGAATTAATCAAGCTTGAAGACGAAAAAGAAGGAATGTTTCGTGAGATTTACAAAGACAAAGTCGAAACGATTCCGCATTATATGCAGTTTTTGGAAGAACTAAAATCCCGCGGATTCAAAACAGCCGTTGCAACATCGGCACCGCGTGCCAATCTCGATTTGATTGCTAATTTCCTGAAACTCGACCAAAAAATGGATTCGATGATGTCTAGCGAAGATGTTACGTTTCATAAACCAAATCCCGAAGTATATTTAAAATCGGCAGAGCGTGTTGGCGTTTCGCCATCTGACTGTGTGGTTTTCGAAGATTCTTTTTCGGGAGTTTCGGCAGGATTAAATGCAGGAATGAAAGTTGTAGGTGTTTTAAGTACGCATACAAAAGAACAGCTTCCGCCTTGTGATTTTTATATCAACGATTACAGCGAAGTAAATGTGGATAAGATTCTTGAGCTTTTAGGTAAAAAGTAA
- a CDS encoding TolC family protein — MFLKIANSKEDCFPRSLLILLTALAFNNLQAQEVHTVSLQEAMKLAKENNKKVLKSQLEITLAEQNIKERKELRLPDVQLNGMYSRITNITEFKGSSFLKDKEVTPAIPEIYEVNSTFKMPIYVGNKINNAIKIANQENEIAKIKSEKTENDIELEVVANYLAIYKMMELQKIFEENIKEEKSRLKEVQSLQKHGTVTKNEVIRAELQLSDRELNALTNSKNIKIALHDLKTLIQIPENEEIAIDTTSNLDETNGLDPYDFYLNKAMQNEEMRMASQELNISKTELQLVKGNYLPSVNFFGNYGFYYPNYKFFPPNPYLYTLGQVGIEARFDLSALYKNKTKMAKANTRIDVQEMQAEIIKEEIQDQLYKEHTQYQEILEKFVVVDKALDLAEENYRIVKLKYLNQLVLITEMVDADNALLQAKYNKISTRLDAVLKHYEMMHTAGIMPNAGS; from the coding sequence AAAGAAGATTGTTTCCCCAGAAGCTTATTGATACTTTTAACTGCATTAGCATTCAATAACTTACAAGCTCAGGAAGTTCATACAGTTTCTTTACAAGAAGCGATGAAACTGGCGAAGGAAAACAACAAAAAAGTTCTAAAATCTCAACTGGAGATTACGCTCGCTGAGCAAAACATTAAAGAAAGAAAAGAACTCAGACTGCCGGATGTGCAATTAAATGGAATGTACTCCAGAATTACCAACATTACCGAATTTAAAGGAAGCAGTTTCTTAAAAGACAAAGAAGTAACGCCTGCAATTCCTGAAATCTACGAGGTAAATTCGACTTTTAAAATGCCAATTTACGTTGGAAACAAGATTAACAACGCGATTAAAATTGCGAATCAGGAAAACGAAATTGCCAAAATAAAATCGGAAAAAACAGAAAATGATATTGAGCTGGAAGTTGTGGCCAACTATCTGGCGATTTACAAAATGATGGAACTTCAAAAAATATTTGAAGAAAACATCAAAGAAGAAAAAAGCCGATTAAAAGAAGTGCAGTCGCTTCAAAAACACGGAACGGTAACTAAAAATGAAGTTATTCGTGCCGAATTACAGCTCTCAGATCGTGAGCTTAACGCGCTTACAAATTCTAAAAACATAAAAATAGCGCTTCATGATCTGAAGACTTTAATTCAGATTCCGGAAAATGAAGAAATTGCTATCGATACGACTTCAAATCTGGATGAAACGAATGGTTTAGATCCTTATGATTTTTATTTGAATAAGGCAATGCAGAATGAAGAAATGCGAATGGCAAGTCAGGAACTAAACATTAGTAAGACTGAACTGCAATTGGTAAAAGGGAATTATCTGCCAAGTGTAAATTTCTTTGGGAATTATGGATTTTATTATCCAAACTACAAATTCTTTCCGCCCAATCCGTATTTGTACACTTTAGGTCAGGTAGGAATCGAGGCGCGTTTTGATCTTTCGGCTTTGTATAAAAACAAAACCAAAATGGCAAAAGCCAATACCAGAATCGATGTGCAGGAAATGCAGGCTGAAATTATAAAAGAAGAAATTCAGGATCAGTTGTACAAAGAACACACACAATATCAGGAAATCCTTGAAAAGTTTGTCGTTGTGGACAAGGCCCTGGATTTAGCCGAAGAAAACTACCGAATCGTAAAACTGAAATACTTAAACCAGCTGGTTTTAATTACCGAAATGGTCGATGCTGATAATGCTTTGCTGCAGGCGAAATATAATAAAATTTCTACCCGATTAGATGCGGTTCTTAAACATTATGAGATGATGCACACGGCGGGGATTATGCCTAATGCAGGAAGTTAA